One Streptomyces mobaraensis NBRC 13819 = DSM 40847 DNA segment encodes these proteins:
- a CDS encoding VOC family protein, with protein sequence MRVTGFDHLVLNVTDVERSLAFYTGPLGLEPVRVDEWRAGKVPFPSVRVSAGTIIDLFPRDRGETNVDHFCLVVEPLDWQQVIDAGTFDVVSGPSNNFGARGQAESLYVRDPDGNTIELRWYPQDA encoded by the coding sequence TCCTCAACGTCACCGACGTCGAGCGCTCCCTGGCCTTCTACACCGGCCCACTGGGTCTGGAGCCGGTCCGCGTGGACGAGTGGCGCGCCGGGAAGGTCCCCTTCCCCTCGGTCCGCGTCTCCGCCGGCACCATCATCGACCTGTTCCCGCGCGACCGCGGCGAGACCAACGTCGACCACTTCTGCCTGGTCGTCGAGCCCCTCGACTGGCAGCAGGTCATCGACGCCGGCACCTTCGACGTCGTCAGCGGCCCCTCGAACAACTTCGGCGCCCGCGGCCAGGCGGAGTCCCTCTACGTCCGCGACCCGGACGGCAACACGATCGAACTCCGCTGGTACCCGCAGGACGCGTGA
- a CDS encoding RtcB family protein translates to MPYTELPGARVPIRMWADPASVEDGAMQQLRNVATLPWIEGLAVMPDVHYGKGATVGSVIAMRGAVCPAAVGVDIGCGMSAVKTSLTANDLPGDLSHLRSRIERAIPVGFAMHDEAVDPSRLHGFPTAPWDDFWRRFDGIAEAVKFRRDRALKQMGSLGGGNHFWEFCLDSDNSVWVMLHSGSRNIGKELAEYHIEQARKLPHNQGLVDRDLAVFVADTPQMAAYRNDLFWAQEYARLNREIMMALSLDVIRREFRKAKVTFEPVISCHHNYVAEETYEGMDLLVTRKGAIRAGGGEYGIIPGSMGTGSYIVRGLGNAASFNSASHGAGRRMSRNQAKKRFTERDLAEQTQGVECRKDRGVVDEIPAAYKPIEQVMDQQRDLVEVVAKLKQIVCVKG, encoded by the coding sequence ATGCCGTACACCGAGCTGCCCGGCGCCCGGGTGCCGATCCGCATGTGGGCGGATCCGGCGTCGGTCGAGGACGGCGCCATGCAGCAGCTGCGGAACGTGGCCACCCTCCCGTGGATCGAGGGCCTGGCCGTGATGCCGGACGTGCACTACGGCAAGGGCGCGACCGTCGGCTCGGTGATCGCCATGCGCGGCGCGGTCTGCCCGGCCGCCGTGGGCGTGGACATCGGCTGCGGGATGTCCGCCGTGAAGACCTCCCTCACGGCGAACGACCTCCCCGGCGACCTCTCCCACCTCCGCTCCCGCATCGAGCGCGCGATCCCGGTGGGCTTCGCGATGCACGACGAGGCGGTGGACCCGAGCCGCCTGCACGGCTTCCCGACGGCGCCGTGGGACGACTTCTGGCGGCGGTTCGACGGGATCGCGGAGGCGGTCAAATTCCGTCGGGATCGGGCGTTGAAGCAGATGGGATCGCTCGGCGGCGGAAATCACTTTTGGGAATTTTGTCTCGATTCGGACAATTCGGTGTGGGTGATGTTGCACTCCGGATCGCGGAACATCGGCAAGGAGCTGGCCGAGTACCACATCGAGCAGGCTCGGAAGCTGCCGCACAACCAGGGGCTGGTCGACCGTGACCTGGCCGTCTTCGTGGCGGACACCCCCCAGATGGCGGCCTACCGGAACGACCTGTTCTGGGCGCAGGAGTACGCGCGCCTGAACCGCGAGATCATGATGGCGCTGTCGCTGGACGTGATCCGCCGGGAGTTCCGGAAGGCGAAGGTGACCTTCGAGCCCGTGATCTCCTGCCACCACAACTACGTGGCGGAGGAGACCTACGAGGGCATGGACCTGCTCGTCACCCGCAAGGGCGCGATTCGCGCGGGCGGCGGCGAGTACGGCATCATCCCCGGCTCGATGGGCACGGGCTCGTACATCGTGCGTGGTCTGGGCAACGCCGCGTCCTTCAACTCGGCCTCGCACGGCGCCGGCCGCCGGATGAGCCGCAACCAGGCGAAGAAGCGGTTCACCGAGCGGGACCTGGCGGAGCAGACCCAGGGTGTGGAGTGCCGCAAGGACCGCGGTGTGGTGGACGAGATCCCGGCGGCCTACAAGCCGATCGAGCAGGTCATGGACCAGCAGCGGGACCTCGTCGAGGTGGTCGCCAAGCTGAAGCAGATCGTCTGCGTCAAGGGCTGA
- a CDS encoding DUF3558 domain-containing protein — MHRPTAPRLARLLACAAVPVMLVAGCSDSDGGKKSSSSNSATPSASAPAKSSATPPATAGKYAKVPDLCKAISAKTVEKLVPKAKDKNGQQLTGSCFWNGLDSEDTDNQQFRSVNLHMMALSGDPNQSSADRRAQIYADGQVKKATTEDDPKDVKTTKTSGIGDWATTVTTTTKKQDVEFSNVTVVARTANVVVALKYSGAGYEGAKSPSAADLTKDAQAAAKEAVASVPAANKK; from the coding sequence ATGCACCGACCAACAGCTCCGCGACTCGCCCGACTCCTCGCCTGCGCCGCAGTACCGGTGATGCTCGTCGCCGGCTGCTCGGACTCGGACGGCGGGAAGAAGAGCTCCTCCTCGAACTCCGCCACGCCCTCGGCCTCCGCCCCGGCCAAGTCCAGCGCCACGCCGCCGGCCACCGCCGGCAAGTACGCCAAGGTCCCCGACCTGTGCAAGGCCATCTCGGCCAAGACGGTCGAGAAGCTGGTGCCGAAGGCGAAGGACAAGAACGGGCAGCAGCTCACCGGCAGCTGCTTCTGGAACGGCCTGGACAGCGAGGACACCGACAACCAGCAGTTCCGGTCGGTGAACCTGCACATGATGGCCCTGAGCGGCGACCCGAACCAGAGCTCCGCGGACCGGCGCGCCCAGATCTACGCGGACGGCCAGGTCAAGAAGGCCACCACCGAGGACGACCCCAAGGACGTCAAGACCACCAAGACCTCGGGCATCGGTGACTGGGCGACGACGGTGACGACGACGACCAAGAAGCAGGACGTCGAGTTCTCCAACGTCACGGTGGTCGCCCGGACGGCGAACGTGGTGGTGGCGCTGAAGTACAGCGGCGCGGGCTACGAGGGCGCGAAGAGCCCGAGCGCGGCCGACCTCACCAAGGACGCGCAGGCCGCGGCGAAGGAGGCGGTGGCCTCGGTGCCCGCCGCCAACAAGAAGTAG
- the lysS gene encoding lysine--tRNA ligase, which translates to MAQAQSTEADWVSRFADEVIAEGERRAPGKPIVVASGLSPSGPIHLGNLREVMTPHLVADEIRRRGHQVRHVLSWDDYDRYRKVPAGVPGIDESWAEHIGKPLTSVPAPAGSAYPNWAEHFKAAMVESLAELGVEYDPISQTEQYTSGVYREQILHAMKHRADIDAILDQYRTKDKATGKPKQQQKKVEEAELEAAEGSGAASEDDGSGGGAGYFPYKPYCGACERDLTTVTAYDDETTELAYTCVCGHSETVLLSEFNRGKLVWKVDWPMRWAYEGVIFEPSGVDHSSPGSSFVVGGQIVRKVFGGEQPIGPMYAFVGISGMAKMSSSKGGVPTPGDALKIMEAPLLRWLYARRKPNQSFKIAFDQEIQRLYDEWDKLEAKVADGSVLPADAAAYSRAARTAAGELPRTPRPLPYRTLASVVDITAGHDEQTLRILSDLDPENPVTSLDETRPRLDRAEYWINTQVPADQRTIVRDEPDTETLAALDEQSRESLRLLLAGLDEHWSLDGLTTLVYGVPKIQAGLEPDAKPTPELKVAQRSFFALLYQLLVGRDTGPRLPTLLLAVGADRVRKLLAV; encoded by the coding sequence GTGGCTCAGGCTCAGAGCACCGAGGCCGACTGGGTCTCCCGTTTCGCCGACGAGGTCATCGCCGAAGGCGAGCGCCGCGCGCCCGGCAAACCCATCGTCGTCGCGTCCGGCCTCAGCCCCTCCGGCCCGATCCACCTGGGCAACCTGCGCGAGGTCATGACCCCGCACCTGGTCGCCGACGAGATCCGGCGCCGCGGCCACCAGGTCCGCCACGTGCTGTCCTGGGACGACTACGACCGCTACCGCAAGGTCCCGGCCGGCGTCCCCGGCATCGACGAGTCCTGGGCCGAGCACATCGGCAAGCCGCTGACCTCGGTCCCGGCCCCCGCCGGCTCGGCGTACCCGAACTGGGCCGAGCACTTCAAGGCCGCCATGGTCGAGTCCCTGGCCGAGCTGGGCGTCGAGTACGACCCGATCAGCCAGACCGAGCAGTACACCTCCGGCGTCTACCGCGAGCAGATCCTGCACGCGATGAAGCACCGGGCCGACATCGACGCGATCCTCGACCAGTACCGGACGAAGGACAAGGCGACCGGCAAGCCGAAGCAGCAGCAGAAGAAGGTCGAGGAGGCCGAGCTGGAGGCCGCCGAGGGCTCCGGCGCGGCGAGCGAGGACGACGGCAGCGGCGGCGGCGCGGGCTACTTCCCGTACAAGCCGTACTGCGGCGCCTGCGAGCGCGACCTCACCACGGTCACCGCGTACGACGACGAGACCACCGAGCTGGCCTACACCTGCGTCTGCGGCCACTCCGAGACCGTCCTGCTCAGCGAGTTCAACCGCGGCAAGCTGGTCTGGAAGGTCGACTGGCCGATGCGCTGGGCCTACGAGGGCGTGATCTTCGAGCCCTCCGGCGTCGACCACTCCTCGCCCGGCTCCTCCTTCGTCGTCGGCGGCCAGATCGTCCGCAAGGTCTTCGGCGGCGAGCAGCCGATCGGCCCGATGTACGCCTTCGTCGGCATCAGCGGCATGGCCAAGATGTCGTCGTCGAAGGGCGGCGTCCCGACCCCCGGCGACGCGCTGAAGATCATGGAGGCGCCGCTGCTGCGCTGGCTCTACGCCCGCCGCAAGCCCAACCAGTCCTTCAAGATCGCCTTCGACCAGGAGATCCAGCGGCTCTACGACGAGTGGGACAAGCTGGAGGCCAAGGTCGCCGACGGCTCGGTGCTGCCCGCCGACGCCGCCGCGTACAGCCGCGCCGCCCGCACCGCCGCCGGCGAGCTGCCCCGCACCCCGCGCCCGCTGCCGTACCGCACGCTCGCCTCGGTCGTCGACATCACCGCCGGCCACGACGAGCAGACGCTGCGCATCCTCAGCGACCTCGACCCGGAGAACCCGGTCACCTCGCTCGACGAGACCCGGCCCCGGCTGGACCGCGCCGAGTACTGGATCAACACCCAGGTCCCGGCCGACCAGCGGACCATCGTCCGCGACGAACCCGACACCGAGACCCTCGCCGCCCTCGACGAGCAGAGCCGCGAATCGCTGCGGCTGCTCCTCGCCGGGCTGGACGAGCACTGGTCGCTCGACGGGCTCACCACCCTGGTCTACGGCGTGCCCAAGATCCAGGCGGGCCTGGAGCCGGACGCCAAGCCCACCCCCGAGCTGAAGGTCGCCCAGCGCTCCTTCTTCGCGCTGCTCTACCAGCTCCTCGTCGGCCGGGACACCGGGCCGCGGCTGCCCACCCTGCTCCTCGCCGTCGGCGCGGACCGGGTGCGCAAGCTGCTCGCCGTCTGA